TCTATTCATTGTTTCACGAACCCAATATTGAGTTTTCCATGGTTCTCCACCGTAATTATATAAATAAATCATGTGCTGTATGGGTTGATTTCCATGTGCATATTGTCCCATATTGGCAATTTGCATTTCACGAATTTCATGAATTACACCACCATAATATTTGTCTCCAAAAACAGGGGGTAATGAAAAAACTTGGTCTAATTGAGAAACAAAAGCTTCGTTACCACCCATTAAATCAATTAAGCCTTGCATGTCATGGAAAACAGACCATGAGTAATGCCAGCTATTTCCTTCTGTAAAATCTCCTCCCCAATCAAAAGGACTAAATGGAGTTCTCCATTCACCATTACTATCTTTACCACGCATTAATTTATGTTCAGAATCGAAAAGATTTTTATAGTTTAAACTACGCTCTTTATATAGTTTGATTTCTTTTTTTGGTTTTTTTAAAGCTTTTGCCAATTGATAAATAGCAAAATCGTCATAAGCATACTCAAGAGTTCGTGCTGCAGTTTCATTAATTCCTATATCAAAAGGTACATATCCTAATTTGTTATAAGATGGAGAACCAGCACGACCAACAGCTGTCATGGGCCCTTCATTATTGGCACCATGAATCAAAGCTTCATACAAATTATCTATATCATACTTAAATGCTTTCCCGTTTTTTAAATAAGCATCCGAAACGACTGAAGCAGAGTTGTTTCCTACCATAATATTTCGCAGACCAGGGCTTGCCCATTCAGGTAACCATCCACTTTCATCATATGCATTAGAAAGACCTTCCTGCATTTGTGAACTTAGCTCTGGATACATTAAATTCAAGAATGGAAATAATGATCTAAAAGTGTCCCAAAAACCAGTATCAGTAAACATATATCCATCACGGATTTCACCGTTATATGGGCTGTAGTGAACTATTTTTCCATTAGCATCGTATTCAAAAAACTTTCTTGGAAATAATAAAGACCGGTATAGGCATGAATAAAAAGTGCCTATTTGACTAGGGGTTGCTCCTTCTATTTCAATTTTACTAAGTTCTTTATTCCAAATAGATTTTCCTTTTTCTTTTAATTGATCAAAATCAGAAGTTCCTATTTCTTTTAAATTTATTTCTGCTTGCTTATAATTGATAAATGACGATGCAACACGAGCATTAACTACTTGTCCCTTTGAAGTTTTAAAGCCTATAATTGCCCCGGCGTGTTTTGATTGACTTTCTAATGCAGCAGATAATTCTCCATCGTTATATGTTTTGGTAACCTCAAATGGAGTGTCAAATTCAATGACAAAATAGTTTTTGAAGTTTTTTGGAACACCACCGCTATTACGAGTTGTATATCCAATTATTTTTTGCTCATCTGGTATTATTTTCACATAAGAACCTTTGTCAAAAGCATCTATAACTATTGAAGCTTCATCGGTTTTAGGAAAAGTAAAACGAAATCTTGCCGCTCTTTCAGTTGGTGTTATTTCTGTTGTAATGTCATGCTCTGCTAAATACACACTATAGTAGTATGGCGTTGCAATTTCAGCTTTATGTGAAAACCAACTTTCCCGTTCTTCTTGCTTAAAACGTAGTTTTCCGGTAACTGGCATTATGGAGAATTGTCCATAATCATTCATCCAAGGAGATGGTTGGTGTGTTTGTTTAAATCCTTTTATTTTATTTGCATCATAAGTGTAGGCCCAACCATGACCCATATTACCAGTTTGAGGTGTCCAAAAGTTCATTCCCCATGGCATGGCAATTACGGGATACGTATTTCCAGTAGAAAGCCCTGGGCTAGAATCTGTACCCATTAATGGATTTGCCCAGTCTACTGGACTATCAATTTTTTTAATTTGATGGTTCTGAGCTTGTGAAAATTGTATAAGTAGAAATATCGTTATGAAGGGTAGAAATGATTTTTTCATATGAATTGATTAATGATAGTTTTCGTTCTTATTAAGTTGTTTTACGACTATTGATATAAACCATTTTCAGTTTTAATGGCTTTTATTTTAATATGTTTTTAGTTGGAATAAATATAATACTAATTTAAGTAAAACGATTTAGTTTTTTGAAAAAATATTAATTAATTATCATTTGATAATGAAAATGGTTTATCTTTTTTCTCAACACCTCTTGTTTTATTAGGGGTTGAACCCATTTTAAGATTTAATGTCCCTCCAGAAATCAAATCCTGATAAGTAATATAGTTGCGTGTATAAGTTTTATTATTTAATTCTCCAGATTGGATGTATACGTTAGTTTTAGAATTCCTTTCTGAATTGATAACAAATGTTTTTCCATTTTCAAGATTTAAAGTTATTTTTTTAAAGACAGGACTTCCCATTACATATTCATTAGTTCCAGGGCATACACTATAAAATCCCATAGCACTTAATACATACCAAGATGATGTTTGTCCTTGATCTTCATCACCTGGATATCCATTTTCTGTAGAATTGTATAATTTTTCCATAATTTCTCTGGTTTTTGCCTGAGCTTTCCATGGTTGTCCTGAATAATTATAAAGATATGGCATGTGTTGTATGGGTTGATTTCCATGCGCATATTGACCCATATTTGCCATTTCCATTTCCGTCATTTCATGTATTTTTCCACCATAGCTGCCAACATGAACTGTATTGGGTACTGTAAAAACGGAATCCAATTTTTTATTGAAATTATCCTCACCTCCCATCAAATCAATTAATCCTTTAGGATCATGAAAAACAGACCATAAATAATGCCATGCATTTCCCTCAGTAAATGGACCACCCCATTCATAAGGGTCAAAATTTGGCACCCATTTTCCGTCTTTTTGCTTCCCCCTCATAAAACCAACTTTGGGATCATATACATACTTGTAATTGTACATTTGTTTTGAGAAGATCTCTTTATAAAATTTATTATCTGTCATTTCTGCCAATGTAAATCCACAGAAATCATCGTAAGCATATTCTAATGTTTTTGCGGTGGCTTCCCCTTCATCAGGATAAGGAATATAACCTAATGTATTGTAAGATTTCCAATGACCACGGCCATTTGAGGGCCCCCAAGGCCCCTTGTTGGTGGCTTCATGAAAATAGGCATCTAATGCTTTTTTGGGATCAAATGTTTTTAAATCTTTAGCCCATGCATCTGCCAATAAAGAAATAGCGTGATTACCAATCATACTTCCAGCTTCACTAGGAAATGACCAAGAAGGTAACCATTCGCATTGATCGTATGCGTCTAATAATGCAGCAACATAGCGCCCATGCATCGTAGGTTCCATTAATGCATTGAGTGGGAATTGACCTCTAAAAGTATCCCAAAAACCAGTATCTGTATACATATAGCCTTCATGTATTTTACCATCATACGGACTAAAATAATGAGGTTCTCCTTTTTTATTTAATTCATAAAATTTGCGAGAAAACAAACTGGCTCTAAAAAAGCATGAATAAAAGGTTTTAAACTGTTCTTCAGTACCACCTTCTACAACTATTTTATTTAATTGTTTGTTCCAGATAAGCTTTGCCGCTTTTTTTGTACCCTCTAGGTTTTTATGATTTCCTAATTCAGATTTTAAATTCAATTCAGCTTGCTCAATATTTATATATGAAGAAGCAATTTTTACTTGTACACATTCTCCTTTTTTAAATTTTAAATAAGCTCCAATTCCAATTCCTTTTCCTGAAATTTTATCGTCCCATTTGCTATTTGATGTATTTTCCCAAATTCCATGGGCTTTGAAAGGTTTATCAAACTGAATCACAAAATAGTTTTTGAAATTTCCATTAAAGCGTTGCATGCCACGACCATTATTTACATAACCTGCAATTCTATTATTTTTGACATCTATATGAACTTCACTTATCCCCGTATAACCATCTAAAATAAGATAAGCATCTTCGTTCTTTGGAAATTGAAAACGTAAATGTGCACCACGTTCTGAGGGTGATATTTCTGTAGAAATACCATTTTCTAATTGTACACTATAATAGTGTGGTTT
The nucleotide sequence above comes from Aureibaculum algae. Encoded proteins:
- a CDS encoding GH92 family glycosyl hydrolase, encoding MKKSFLPFITIFLLIQFSQAQNHQIKKIDSPVDWANPLMGTDSSPGLSTGNTYPVIAMPWGMNFWTPQTGNMGHGWAYTYDANKIKGFKQTHQPSPWMNDYGQFSIMPVTGKLRFKQEERESWFSHKAEIATPYYYSVYLAEHDITTEITPTERAARFRFTFPKTDEASIVIDAFDKGSYVKIIPDEQKIIGYTTRNSGGVPKNFKNYFVIEFDTPFEVTKTYNDGELSAALESQSKHAGAIIGFKTSKGQVVNARVASSFINYKQAEINLKEIGTSDFDQLKEKGKSIWNKELSKIEIEGATPSQIGTFYSCLYRSLLFPRKFFEYDANGKIVHYSPYNGEIRDGYMFTDTGFWDTFRSLFPFLNLMYPELSSQMQEGLSNAYDESGWLPEWASPGLRNIMVGNNSASVVSDAYLKNGKAFKYDIDNLYEALIHGANNEGPMTAVGRAGSPSYNKLGYVPFDIGINETAARTLEYAYDDFAIYQLAKALKKPKKEIKLYKERSLNYKNLFDSEHKLMRGKDSNGEWRTPFSPFDWGGDFTEGNSWHYSWSVFHDMQGLIDLMGGNEAFVSQLDQVFSLPPVFGDKYYGGVIHEIREMQIANMGQYAHGNQPIQHMIYLYNYGGEPWKTQYWVRETMNRMYNPNPDGYCGDEDNGQTSAWYVFSAMGFYPVAPATDQYVIGAPLFKKTTIHLENGKKIIINATDNNADNRYIKTMKLNQIEYTKNWLSYKELTKGAVIDFEMSDKPNKKRGISKKDYPYSLSNE
- a CDS encoding GH92 family glycosyl hydrolase; this translates as MKIKCILFTFFLSMFSITAQKKYNNLVDYVNTLQGTNSKHELTRGNTYPTIALPFAMNTWTPQTGNNGDGWKYQYFKNKIRGFQQAHQCSSWSNDYAVFSLMPVVGKLTLNEHERATKFSHKNEISKPHYYSVQLENGISTEISPSERGAHLRFQFPKNEDAYLILDGYTGISEVHIDVKNNRIAGYVNNGRGMQRFNGNFKNYFVIQFDKPFKAHGIWENTSNSKWDDKISGKGIGIGAYLKFKKGECVQVKIASSYINIEQAELNLKSELGNHKNLEGTKKAAKLIWNKQLNKIVVEGGTEEQFKTFYSCFFRASLFSRKFYELNKKGEPHYFSPYDGKIHEGYMYTDTGFWDTFRGQFPLNALMEPTMHGRYVAALLDAYDQCEWLPSWSFPSEAGSMIGNHAISLLADAWAKDLKTFDPKKALDAYFHEATNKGPWGPSNGRGHWKSYNTLGYIPYPDEGEATAKTLEYAYDDFCGFTLAEMTDNKFYKEIFSKQMYNYKYVYDPKVGFMRGKQKDGKWVPNFDPYEWGGPFTEGNAWHYLWSVFHDPKGLIDLMGGEDNFNKKLDSVFTVPNTVHVGSYGGKIHEMTEMEMANMGQYAHGNQPIQHMPYLYNYSGQPWKAQAKTREIMEKLYNSTENGYPGDEDQGQTSSWYVLSAMGFYSVCPGTNEYVMGSPVFKKITLNLENGKTFVINSERNSKTNVYIQSGELNNKTYTRNYITYQDLISGGTLNLKMGSTPNKTRGVEKKDKPFSLSNDN